A single window of Chitinophaga sp. XS-30 DNA harbors:
- a CDS encoding TonB-dependent receptor, protein MKKKYALSGRGKVLCSLKHGFFIFCLLCSTALTVLAGHARGQELLDKQVTINLKNELLGPALEKIADAASVKFTYNGQIAASTVKVNVTAKNNKLKDVLNKCFQGQRISYRVLGDEIVVQYDAPLSPAAPAQQRVLTGKIYDENGGLPGATVKVDGTTRGAVTDAEGKYTLQINNDDEVLVFSFLGFITRRITVGKRSTLDVKMEPNPANALNEVTIVAFGVQKKESVIGSITTINPKDLKVPSSNLTTALAGRLAGVIAYQRSGEPGADNADFFVRGITTFGNNTRPLILIDGIELTTTDLARLQPDDIASFSIMKDATATALYGARGANGIILVTTKQGVAGKAKISFRLENSISAPTQNIELADPVTYMKLHNEAVLTRNPLGTLPYTEEKIANTAAGMNPLVYPANDWREMLFKDNTMNQRVNLNVSGGGNVARYYVAGSFSRDNGILKVDKRNNFNNNIDLKNYSLRANVNIDLTKSTELIVRLSGNFDDYTGPIDGGAGMYRKIMQSNPVLFPAYYPVDEQHKHIRHIMFGNYGERGEYLNPYADMVRGYRDQSRAQMLAQFELKQDLSALVKGLSVRTMMNTNRTSNFDVNRFYNPFWYNIASYDRLSDSYTISKINDDGTEYLGYNEGPKTLNSTFYMESMVNYNRDFAKHGVSGLLVFITRQSLNANAGDLQQSLPSRNVGLSGRATYSYDNRYFAEFNFGYNGSERFYKSNRFGFFPSGGAAWSISREKFWEPMLKTVSNLRLRYSYGMVGNDQIGTAQDRFFYLSNVDMNNSGRGARFGRELDEFKNGILVSRYSNTEISWETARKQNVAMELGLFGKINIIAEYFSEYRDNILMTREAIPNTMGLSAPIRANVGEASGQGVDLSLDYGQSWTKDLWLSVRGNFTYATSKYRVFEEPQYAEFWRYRVGNSLNQQFGYIAERLFVDDKEAANSPRQEFGAVYGGGDIKYMDVNRDGKITEADQVPIGYPLVPEIIYGAGFSLRYKNYDLSAFFQGAANQSFWIDANATSPFKRDNNIAAQNETQLLQAYAESHWSEDNQNIYAIWPRLSATLNNNNNQTSTWFMRDAAFLRLKQLEVGYTLPQNIQRRLHTSNVRLYLTGTNLLLFSKFKMWDVEMAGNGLGYPVQRVFNIGANVTFN, encoded by the coding sequence ATGAAAAAAAAGTACGCCCTGTCAGGCAGGGGTAAAGTGCTGTGTTCCCTGAAGCATGGTTTCTTTATTTTCTGCCTGTTGTGTTCCACGGCACTCACCGTTCTGGCGGGCCATGCCAGGGGGCAGGAGTTGCTGGACAAACAGGTAACGATCAACCTGAAGAATGAGCTGCTCGGCCCGGCGCTGGAAAAGATCGCAGATGCCGCGTCCGTGAAATTCACCTACAACGGGCAGATCGCCGCCAGCACCGTCAAAGTAAACGTAACCGCAAAAAACAACAAGCTGAAAGATGTGCTGAACAAATGTTTCCAGGGGCAACGGATCAGCTACAGGGTATTGGGAGACGAGATCGTTGTGCAATACGATGCTCCGCTTTCTCCTGCAGCTCCGGCTCAGCAACGCGTTCTCACAGGCAAGATCTACGATGAGAACGGCGGGCTTCCCGGCGCCACCGTAAAAGTGGATGGCACCACCCGCGGCGCGGTTACGGATGCCGAAGGAAAATATACCCTGCAGATCAATAACGATGATGAGGTGCTGGTGTTCTCCTTCCTGGGCTTTATTACCCGCAGGATCACCGTCGGCAAAAGAAGCACGCTGGATGTAAAGATGGAGCCCAACCCTGCCAACGCTCTCAATGAAGTCACCATCGTTGCCTTCGGGGTGCAGAAAAAAGAAAGTGTTATCGGCTCCATCACGACCATCAATCCCAAAGACCTGAAAGTGCCTTCCAGCAACCTGACCACCGCCCTGGCCGGACGCCTGGCCGGTGTGATCGCCTATCAGCGGAGCGGTGAGCCAGGCGCAGATAATGCGGACTTCTTCGTACGCGGCATTACCACCTTTGGCAACAATACCCGCCCGCTTATCCTTATCGATGGTATTGAGCTGACCACCACAGACCTCGCCCGCCTGCAACCGGACGATATCGCCAGCTTCTCCATCATGAAAGATGCCACGGCTACTGCACTCTACGGCGCCCGTGGCGCTAACGGCATCATCCTCGTTACTACCAAACAGGGGGTTGCCGGAAAAGCCAAGATCTCCTTCCGCCTTGAAAATTCAATCTCCGCACCTACGCAGAATATCGAACTGGCCGACCCTGTCACCTATATGAAACTGCACAACGAAGCGGTATTGACGCGCAACCCTCTCGGCACACTTCCCTATACGGAAGAAAAGATCGCCAATACCGCTGCCGGCATGAACCCGCTCGTGTACCCTGCTAACGACTGGAGGGAAATGCTGTTCAAAGACAATACCATGAACCAGCGCGTGAACCTCAATGTAAGCGGCGGCGGGAACGTAGCCAGGTATTATGTGGCGGGCTCCTTCAGCAGAGATAATGGCATACTGAAAGTGGACAAGCGCAATAACTTCAATAATAATATCGATCTGAAGAACTATTCCCTGCGCGCCAATGTGAACATTGATCTCACCAAATCAACCGAACTGATCGTAAGGCTCAGTGGTAACTTCGACGACTATACGGGACCGATAGACGGCGGTGCGGGCATGTACCGCAAGATCATGCAGTCCAATCCCGTACTGTTCCCGGCCTATTATCCGGTAGACGAACAGCACAAGCATATCCGCCATATCATGTTCGGAAATTACGGCGAACGCGGCGAATACCTGAACCCTTATGCGGACATGGTGAGAGGCTATCGTGACCAATCCCGCGCCCAGATGCTGGCACAGTTTGAACTGAAGCAGGACCTGAGCGCACTGGTGAAAGGGCTTTCCGTCAGAACCATGATGAATACCAACCGCACCTCCAACTTCGATGTCAACCGCTTTTACAACCCCTTCTGGTACAACATTGCCAGCTATGACCGGTTAAGCGACAGCTATACGATATCAAAGATCAACGATGATGGTACGGAATACCTCGGTTACAATGAAGGTCCCAAAACACTGAACTCCACTTTTTACATGGAGTCCATGGTGAACTACAACCGCGATTTCGCCAAACACGGCGTTAGCGGCCTGCTGGTGTTCATCACCCGACAGAGCCTCAATGCCAATGCCGGTGACCTTCAGCAATCGCTCCCCTCCCGGAACGTAGGGCTTTCCGGTCGCGCTACCTACTCCTATGACAACCGCTACTTTGCCGAATTCAATTTCGGATACAATGGCTCGGAAAGATTTTACAAAAGCAACCGGTTCGGCTTCTTCCCTTCCGGCGGTGCGGCCTGGAGCATTTCCCGGGAAAAATTCTGGGAACCAATGCTGAAAACGGTTTCCAATCTGCGTTTGCGTTACTCTTACGGAATGGTCGGCAATGACCAGATCGGTACGGCACAGGACCGTTTCTTCTATCTCTCCAATGTAGATATGAACAACTCCGGCAGAGGCGCCCGCTTCGGCCGAGAACTGGACGAGTTCAAGAACGGCATCCTTGTATCCCGCTATTCCAATACCGAGATCAGTTGGGAAACAGCCCGCAAACAGAACGTGGCCATGGAGCTGGGCCTTTTCGGCAAGATCAACATCATTGCAGAATACTTTTCAGAATACCGGGATAACATATTGATGACCCGTGAAGCCATCCCCAATACCATGGGCCTCTCCGCACCCATCAGGGCTAATGTGGGCGAAGCTTCAGGGCAGGGTGTGGACCTTTCACTGGATTACGGGCAATCCTGGACCAAAGACCTCTGGCTTTCCGTGCGCGGGAATTTCACCTATGCCACCAGCAAATACCGGGTATTCGAAGAACCGCAGTACGCCGAGTTCTGGCGCTACCGTGTGGGCAATTCCCTCAACCAGCAGTTCGGCTACATCGCAGAGCGGCTGTTCGTGGATGACAAGGAAGCCGCCAACTCGCCCCGCCAGGAATTCGGCGCTGTATATGGCGGCGGCGATATCAAATACATGGATGTGAACCGGGACGGCAAGATCACGGAAGCAGACCAGGTGCCCATCGGCTACCCGCTGGTACCGGAGATCATTTACGGCGCCGGGTTCTCGCTGCGCTATAAAAATTACGATCTCTCCGCTTTCTTCCAGGGAGCTGCCAACCAGTCGTTCTGGATAGATGCGAATGCCACCTCTCCATTCAAACGGGACAATAACATTGCCGCCCAGAACGAAACACAACTGCTCCAGGCATATGCGGAAAGCCACTGGTCTGAAGACAATCAGAACATCTACGCCATCTGGCCCAGGCTAAGCGCAACGCTGAACAACAATAATAATCAGACCAGCACCTGGTTCATGCGCGATGCCGCATTCCTCCGGCTGAAGCAGCTGGAAGTGGGTTATACGCTGCCGCAGAACATCCAGCGCAGGCTGCATACCAGCAATGTCCGCCTCTACCTCACCGGTACAAACCTGCTGCTGTTCAGCAAGTTTAAAATGTGGGATGTGGAAATGGCCGGCAATGGCCTCGGATATCCTGTACAGCGTGTTTTCAACATCGGCGCGAATGTGACCTTTAACTAA
- a CDS encoding FecR family protein — protein MERTNIYDLIEKYLDGSATEAERQELLNWYRGEADKVSEWPVASTEEKTQLKERMLGNLRAHIRKTKPRKRFTFLKYAAVFILLILSGLITRKLLYQPVAQQITRLVTTSFGERKKIELPDGTWVWLAPGSIFRYPEKFTGEKREVTFEGEAFFEVAKNESSPFLIHTGELSTRVLGTSFNIRGYADDTEVEVTLLTGAVLLARGPQQQKLEPQQQGVFNKADGAIHTFAYPDAAIMLQRREGNIEYRNTSVNAIGKDLEHMFGVKISADRSTGDCLFYGRLKAGEDVEAFLNKLCLVINASLIKKGEQYIITQGTCR, from the coding sequence ATGGAGAGAACCAACATTTACGACCTTATAGAAAAATATCTTGATGGTTCCGCCACGGAGGCTGAACGGCAGGAATTACTCAACTGGTACCGCGGGGAAGCCGACAAGGTATCGGAATGGCCGGTGGCTTCAACGGAAGAAAAAACGCAGTTGAAAGAACGGATGCTTGGCAATCTGCGCGCACATATCCGTAAAACAAAGCCCCGCAAACGTTTCACGTTCCTGAAATACGCGGCAGTATTCATCCTGCTGATCCTCTCGGGCCTCATCACCCGCAAGCTCCTGTACCAGCCCGTCGCGCAGCAAATCACACGGCTTGTCACCACCAGCTTTGGCGAACGAAAAAAGATCGAACTGCCGGATGGCACATGGGTATGGCTGGCGCCGGGCAGCATTTTCCGGTACCCCGAAAAATTTACCGGAGAAAAGCGCGAAGTCACTTTTGAAGGCGAAGCCTTCTTTGAAGTGGCAAAAAATGAAAGCAGTCCCTTCCTGATCCATACCGGGGAACTTAGCACCAGGGTATTGGGCACATCTTTCAATATCAGGGGATACGCCGATGATACGGAAGTGGAGGTAACCCTGCTTACCGGGGCTGTGTTGCTGGCCCGGGGGCCGCAACAGCAAAAACTGGAACCACAGCAACAAGGGGTCTTCAATAAAGCGGATGGCGCGATCCACACCTTCGCTTATCCTGACGCGGCAATCATGCTCCAGCGCAGGGAAGGCAATATAGAATACCGGAATACCAGTGTCAATGCCATTGGAAAAGACCTGGAGCATATGTTCGGCGTGAAAATATCGGCAGACCGATCAACAGGCGACTGTCTCTTCTATGGCAGGTTAAAAGCAGGGGAAGATGTTGAAGCATTCCTGAACAAGCTCTGCCTGGTTATCAATGCGAGTCTCATTAAAAAGGGGGAACAGTATATCATTACACAAGGAACTTGTCGATGA
- a CDS encoding RNA polymerase sigma-70 factor, which produces MAKTVSGYTFSDKELISLLVAGREEAFTEIYHRYWEKLFTIAYNLTRDQVLAEEITQEVFISLWDRKGDVRIDTLNGYLATAIKFSVFKHIRRQRRRLEIVKDNYHKWSVNDEEEKIYARFLKEYVEGIVEQLPEKCRLVFEYSRREGLTIPEIAAKMNISPKTAEAHLTKALKTIRINLKHSAPMLLLLISQQ; this is translated from the coding sequence GTGGCCAAAACAGTGTCCGGTTATACTTTTTCGGATAAGGAGTTGATCAGCCTTCTCGTTGCGGGGAGGGAGGAGGCTTTTACCGAGATCTATCACCGTTATTGGGAAAAGTTGTTCACCATCGCCTATAATCTTACAAGAGACCAGGTGCTGGCGGAAGAGATCACGCAGGAGGTATTTATCAGTTTGTGGGACAGGAAAGGCGATGTACGGATCGATACGCTGAATGGTTACCTGGCTACCGCCATCAAGTTCTCTGTCTTCAAGCATATCCGCCGGCAGCGCAGACGGCTGGAGATCGTGAAGGACAATTACCACAAATGGTCCGTCAATGACGAAGAGGAAAAAATATATGCCCGCTTCCTGAAAGAATATGTTGAAGGCATCGTGGAACAGCTTCCCGAAAAATGCCGCCTCGTATTCGAATACAGCCGCCGGGAAGGATTGACCATTCCCGAGATCGCTGCGAAGATGAACATCTCTCCCAAAACAGCGGAAGCGCATCTGACGAAAGCATTGAAAACCATAAGGATCAATCTGAAGCATTCGGCGCCCATGCTTTTGCTGCTCATCAGTCAACAGTAA